A region of Natribaculum luteum DNA encodes the following proteins:
- a CDS encoding PQQ-binding-like beta-propeller repeat protein, with protein sequence MKTLAIAAGASATGVTFGSESATAAEGLVDGVVSAITGAASTPGVQYAVDTAAWGVGGVVGLVAVRSLRDSINESPSADQAILHNLCTSEAESLTTHEIVFGNRLKDAPPVANLEGRHGIASAWEDGKSASTAYDRAMQRIRQYYELPEFNHWHVTAKSLLQLGFAAGAAQDTGDDAWIAATGTDGSGNTVQFRFRGTTQEIDLTLHDGTAISNVNPDEADDVLGDLESAVLEVPEVHLRDTTNGTDLETVPVISQDVVDSWDSANETLTYTLSDSTTVTLDSKFSIPNVGSDLSSAVVWNPFETFRLLDEIHSQSDTVTGNYSQAFVEDVYAELDAGNITPQQVRSPEGMTHFLSGTDDPTNARFRVAMLQQLGMEQPDFSLVSEMDVSWSGATGRWVDPDPSISDRHVHPDEFVADTSYTGVLFGSDLPPDGFKSGGSYHVGPVGFLAYENDNEVRAIDLVTQEEQWRYSTGQQIAAVAADSLGETLFIGMADSVAAVDATNGSELWSIDYATGSSSGVEAMTLSPDESTLYVTGYGDTLALSVSDGSTEWSHTPSNYGYSITVTPDGSTVVVGTNTPDVAGIDATDGTELWLNTSSPVSNVYGAAAAPDGSAVYIGDDGVVAALDPSDGSELSTYTGLTDYARVLTTGPDGTVYVSNDNGDYALDPSDWSVVWNTNTADIMPRSISVSSDGSEVYVSNGNAEMYALDTSDGSQKWLFNPLGDVNNTVYHAITRTTDPVDGIAGRALMFDEPSGSEITMATGVLEVVEMRDADGATITHVDDQTIADLEALAGTPDSIETIVSEMDQFDSVDDIKYTTHVYDILEFYGVEATVGESDSDDVTVNDPDYQRPEYDTYDSTEFANYLDELETYLEQLEAEDDTSGTPLFGGGDWFDGGGGLVGLAIIGAVIMAIVGIVTDLLPFGGR encoded by the coding sequence ATGAAAACGCTCGCGATCGCAGCCGGAGCCTCCGCTACGGGGGTAACGTTTGGCTCCGAATCCGCGACCGCGGCAGAGGGTCTCGTTGACGGCGTCGTCTCGGCGATCACGGGCGCGGCGTCGACGCCTGGTGTCCAGTATGCCGTCGACACTGCTGCATGGGGTGTCGGTGGCGTCGTCGGGTTGGTCGCCGTCCGATCGCTTCGCGATTCGATAAACGAGAGTCCGTCGGCAGATCAGGCAATCCTGCACAACCTGTGCACGTCCGAAGCGGAGAGTCTCACTACGCACGAAATCGTCTTCGGCAACCGGCTGAAAGACGCGCCACCAGTAGCGAACCTCGAGGGTCGCCACGGGATCGCGAGTGCGTGGGAAGACGGCAAATCCGCGAGCACGGCCTACGACCGCGCTATGCAGCGGATTCGGCAGTATTACGAACTCCCCGAGTTCAACCACTGGCACGTCACGGCCAAGTCGTTGCTGCAACTGGGGTTCGCTGCTGGTGCGGCGCAAGATACCGGCGACGACGCGTGGATCGCGGCGACCGGGACAGACGGCTCGGGTAACACAGTCCAGTTCCGATTCCGTGGAACCACCCAGGAGATCGACCTCACGTTGCACGACGGCACGGCGATCTCGAACGTCAACCCCGACGAGGCTGACGACGTGCTCGGTGATCTCGAGTCGGCGGTGCTCGAGGTTCCCGAAGTACACCTTCGGGACACCACGAACGGAACCGACCTCGAGACGGTGCCGGTGATCTCGCAGGACGTCGTCGATTCGTGGGATTCGGCGAACGAGACGCTGACGTACACACTGAGCGATTCGACGACGGTGACGCTGGACAGCAAATTCTCGATCCCGAACGTCGGTTCCGACCTCTCGTCTGCGGTCGTGTGGAACCCGTTCGAGACGTTCCGGCTCCTCGACGAAATTCACTCACAGAGTGACACCGTCACCGGCAACTACAGCCAGGCGTTCGTCGAGGACGTCTACGCGGAGCTGGACGCTGGCAACATCACGCCACAGCAGGTCCGCTCCCCGGAAGGCATGACTCACTTCCTCTCGGGGACGGACGACCCGACGAATGCTCGTTTCAGGGTCGCTATGCTCCAGCAACTCGGAATGGAGCAACCCGACTTTTCGCTCGTCTCGGAGATGGACGTCTCGTGGTCGGGTGCAACGGGTCGATGGGTCGATCCGGACCCGTCGATCTCGGATCGACACGTCCACCCCGACGAGTTCGTCGCGGACACATCGTATACGGGCGTGCTGTTCGGTAGTGATCTGCCGCCTGATGGCTTCAAATCTGGCGGCTCCTATCACGTCGGTCCCGTCGGATTCCTCGCCTACGAGAACGACAACGAGGTGCGTGCGATCGATCTAGTCACGCAAGAAGAACAGTGGCGGTATTCGACCGGACAGCAGATTGCCGCGGTGGCTGCCGATAGCCTCGGCGAAACGCTGTTCATCGGAATGGCTGACTCGGTTGCAGCAGTCGATGCGACGAACGGGTCCGAGCTGTGGTCGATCGACTACGCGACCGGCTCGAGCAGTGGCGTCGAAGCGATGACGCTCTCGCCCGACGAGAGCACGCTGTACGTGACCGGATACGGCGATACGCTCGCGCTCTCCGTTTCGGACGGGTCGACCGAGTGGAGCCACACCCCGTCGAACTACGGCTATTCGATCACGGTCACGCCCGACGGGTCGACCGTCGTCGTCGGCACGAATACGCCGGACGTGGCTGGAATCGACGCGACCGATGGTACCGAGTTGTGGCTCAACACGTCGTCGCCGGTCTCGAACGTATACGGCGCTGCGGCGGCACCCGACGGAAGTGCTGTCTACATCGGCGACGACGGTGTCGTCGCTGCGCTCGATCCGTCGGACGGGTCTGAACTGTCGACCTATACCGGTCTGACCGACTATGCGCGTGTACTGACGACCGGTCCCGATGGAACGGTCTACGTCTCGAACGATAACGGAGACTACGCACTCGATCCGTCGGATTGGTCTGTCGTCTGGAACACGAACACCGCGGATATCATGCCTCGGTCGATCAGTGTGTCTTCGGACGGAAGCGAGGTGTACGTCTCGAACGGCAACGCCGAGATGTACGCCCTCGACACGTCCGATGGGAGTCAGAAGTGGCTGTTCAATCCCCTCGGTGACGTGAACAACACGGTGTACCACGCGATAACCCGGACTACAGATCCCGTTGATGGGATCGCCGGTCGGGCGTTGATGTTCGACGAACCGTCCGGGTCTGAAATCACGATGGCGACGGGCGTGCTCGAGGTCGTGGAGATGCGCGACGCTGACGGCGCGACGATCACGCACGTCGACGACCAGACGATCGCCGACCTCGAGGCGCTGGCTGGTACGCCGGACTCGATCGAGACGATCGTCTCTGAGATGGACCAGTTCGATAGCGTCGACGACATCAAGTACACGACGCACGTCTACGACATCCTCGAGTTCTACGGCGTCGAGGCGACCGTCGGTGAGTCCGATTCTGACGACGTGACCGTCAACGACCCGGATTATCAACGCCCGGAGTACGACACGTACGACTCGACGGAGTTCGCGAACTATCTCGACGAACTCGAGACGTATCTCGAGCAGCTCGAGGCAGAAGACGACACCAGTGGAACGCCACTGTTCGGCGGTGGCGACTGGTTCGACGGAGGGGGTGGTCTCGTCGGCCTGGCGATTATCGGTGCCGTCATCATGGCAATCGTCGGGATCGTGACCGATCTACTCCCGTTCGGAGGTAGGTGA
- a CDS encoding type IV pilin, which translates to MDLKKYRSKLIGSKEERAVSPVIGVILMVAITVILAAVIAAFVLDIGNNMGEPAPTTAAEIDMNSDWQPDSSGTTPDAELFYLSHSSGDSIANGNVKVILRDSDGGEIASLDATDSDTVGGSASSDETTIETELNDDFGAGATLTVSVSHTGSGDGVNLYSDLDGEVEVQLVDSASDTTVTTATFETDP; encoded by the coding sequence ATGGATCTAAAGAAATACAGATCGAAGTTGATCGGAAGTAAAGAGGAACGAGCAGTCTCACCCGTGATCGGCGTGATTCTGATGGTCGCGATCACGGTGATTCTTGCGGCTGTAATTGCGGCGTTCGTTCTTGATATTGGTAACAATATGGGTGAACCAGCGCCCACTACTGCAGCTGAAATAGATATGAACTCTGATTGGCAGCCAGACTCTTCTGGCACAACTCCCGACGCTGAGCTATTCTATCTGAGTCATTCATCAGGGGACTCTATTGCTAATGGCAACGTGAAAGTCATTCTTCGTGATAGTGATGGTGGTGAAATTGCGTCATTAGATGCTACCGATTCTGATACCGTGGGTGGCTCAGCTAGTTCTGACGAAACGACGATTGAAACCGAACTAAATGATGATTTCGGTGCAGGTGCTACCCTTACCGTGAGTGTTAGTCACACCGGCTCGGGTGACGGGGTAAACCTCTACTCGGATCTTGATGGCGAAGTAGAGGTCCAATTGGTTGATTCTGCATCTGATACTACAGTCACCACAGCAACCTTCGAGACTGACCCCTAG
- a CDS encoding winged helix-turn-helix domain-containing protein has protein sequence MSVDATDDPVQFDDVTESEADTFPRPRAHGAAVMNHFADVDDPDADRSADRGTLYDRALGYWREHVGDRDAEPYVAVDDFEADWLPSGDYALVLTSSRWKAGTGRGDDYRAYYEHHLKLREWGPEDDDGERPLHKPALALHVEIMPQFTDMVYESGDSLECPYGEGTRLLAWTTWAEGPFEIERRLYDALRAVYGRDAVDLDDRVDDARRIPKAEAHIRFSIGKKAAAIETLEQSKQLIDWGGESEIDAHQRRQKEGWLEALVESDRWHLLGFDPQRYSTEVKIYQANQWHRKPPSDPFHHPKLEASYAGVDRGELPHVSEWDDVLEHLRAVVATHARWAGIGRSDLVSDGFFDGPQAPPWEFERPTGRRQMLKRRYEDLATDIYREALKESTTAVYDILRVIAEHDGANYDTLVERTGLARSTVRYHVRRLAEEGVVTREGNPVMVFFVSRVVLERAREILREVRPEDTPEDMDDRAEERRERREERQEDGDDQTDTDDDKRDESTDDANEIGFEYLARLSASIHDVAYLYERDQLDDRDVRVRVDEVPPPLR, from the coding sequence ATGAGTGTCGACGCGACGGACGACCCGGTGCAGTTCGACGACGTCACCGAGTCGGAAGCCGACACCTTCCCTCGGCCACGCGCTCACGGCGCCGCGGTGATGAACCACTTCGCCGACGTCGACGATCCCGACGCCGATCGGAGTGCCGACCGCGGGACGTTGTACGACCGAGCGTTGGGCTACTGGCGTGAGCACGTCGGCGATCGCGACGCCGAACCGTACGTCGCCGTCGACGACTTCGAGGCAGACTGGTTGCCTTCAGGAGACTACGCGCTCGTGCTCACGTCGTCGCGATGGAAGGCCGGTACCGGTCGCGGTGACGACTATCGAGCGTACTACGAGCACCACCTGAAGCTTCGCGAATGGGGGCCAGAAGACGACGACGGAGAACGGCCGTTACACAAGCCAGCACTCGCGTTGCACGTCGAAATCATGCCCCAGTTCACGGACATGGTTTACGAGAGCGGTGACTCCCTCGAGTGTCCCTACGGCGAGGGAACGCGGTTGCTCGCCTGGACGACCTGGGCGGAAGGTCCCTTCGAGATCGAACGCCGGTTGTACGATGCCCTCCGGGCTGTCTACGGACGCGACGCGGTCGACCTCGACGATCGCGTCGACGACGCCCGCCGGATTCCGAAAGCCGAGGCACACATCCGGTTCTCGATCGGGAAGAAAGCAGCTGCGATCGAAACCCTCGAGCAATCGAAACAGCTCATCGACTGGGGTGGCGAATCGGAGATCGATGCTCACCAGCGACGGCAGAAAGAGGGCTGGCTCGAGGCGCTCGTCGAGAGCGACCGGTGGCACCTCCTCGGGTTCGATCCACAACGCTACAGCACCGAGGTGAAGATCTACCAGGCGAACCAGTGGCACCGGAAGCCACCGAGCGATCCGTTCCACCATCCGAAACTCGAGGCATCGTACGCCGGAGTCGACCGCGGCGAACTCCCCCACGTCTCTGAATGGGACGACGTCCTCGAGCACCTCCGGGCGGTCGTCGCGACGCACGCACGATGGGCCGGGATCGGTCGATCGGACCTCGTCTCTGACGGGTTCTTCGATGGGCCGCAGGCACCGCCGTGGGAGTTCGAGCGGCCGACAGGCCGCCGGCAGATGCTGAAGCGCCGGTACGAGGATCTGGCGACGGACATCTACCGCGAAGCGCTCAAGGAGTCGACGACGGCCGTCTACGACATCCTGCGCGTCATCGCCGAGCACGACGGTGCGAACTACGACACGCTCGTCGAGCGCACGGGACTCGCGAGATCGACGGTTCGCTACCACGTCCGTCGACTAGCTGAAGAAGGCGTCGTCACGCGCGAAGGGAATCCCGTGATGGTGTTCTTCGTCTCGCGAGTCGTCCTGGAGCGAGCGCGCGAGATTCTTCGCGAGGTCCGACCGGAAGACACGCCGGAAGACATGGACGATCGTGCCGAGGAACGCCGCGAGCGCCGCGAGGAACGGCAGGAAGACGGTGACGACCAGACGGACACCGACGACGACAAACGCGACGAGAGCACGGACGATGCGAACGAAATCGGCTTCGAGTACCTGGCCCGACTGAGCGCGTCGATCCACGACGTGGCGTACCTCTACGAGCGCGACCAGCTCGACGATCGCGACGTCCGGGTGCGCGTCGACGAGGTGCCGCCGCCACTCCGGTAA
- a CDS encoding sigma-70 region 4 domain-containing protein — protein MSSEQATLVDFGPDLSTLTEAEREAYVACRENDVGVREFARRTDRRPGTVGNLLRRAEDKLEEGST, from the coding sequence ATGTCGAGTGAACAGGCGACGCTCGTCGACTTTGGGCCGGATCTGTCCACCCTCACCGAGGCAGAACGCGAGGCGTACGTCGCCTGCCGAGAGAACGACGTCGGCGTTCGCGAGTTCGCCCGTCGAACCGACCGCCGTCCTGGTACCGTCGGGAACCTGCTTCGGCGAGCGGAAGACAAGCTCGAGGAGGGATCGACGTGA
- a CDS encoding DUF7563 family protein yields the protein MVGVTVSPWPSTDHSTCLHCGAHVTDRFRRVFGDDRDRAHRCGECDSYARLNRGSAAGVDVAIPDPETSPGRHGGEPDA from the coding sequence GTGGTCGGCGTGACGGTCTCGCCGTGGCCGTCGACGGATCACTCGACTTGCCTCCACTGTGGAGCCCACGTCACCGACCGGTTCCGTCGCGTCTTCGGTGATGATCGCGATCGCGCCCACCGCTGTGGCGAGTGCGATAGCTACGCCCGGTTGAACCGCGGGTCCGCTGCTGGCGTCGACGTCGCGATCCCGGACCCGGAGACGTCGCCCGGCCGTCACGGAGGTGAGCCAGATGCGTGA
- a CDS encoding DUF7386 family protein, translated as MTKRTSLKLTDERQRKLEQASSIVAADEYDDPPMSVVIDAALTHLLESEQNIQDARGEVDPETIQKVANTSVIGLRYRTSVVSKWR; from the coding sequence ATGACCAAGCGAACCAGCCTGAAGCTCACCGACGAACGACAGCGAAAGCTCGAGCAGGCGAGCTCGATCGTCGCCGCAGATGAGTACGACGACCCGCCGATGTCCGTCGTGATCGACGCCGCCTTGACGCATCTACTCGAGAGTGAACAGAACATCCAGGACGCTCGAGGCGAGGTCGATCCCGAGACGATTCAAAAGGTAGCAAACACCTCGGTAATCGGTCTTCGCTACCGGACTTCCGTTGTGAGTAAGTGGAGATAG